From a single Streptomyces aurantiacus genomic region:
- a CDS encoding cold-shock protein, which produces MPVPSGVVKWFDPERGVGAITQDGGGWEAVAHRSAVHGDADRVLVAGHRVRFDVRADNIQPATRLACPPAERPQHGQLVWIVPPGLPPRPVAVGG; this is translated from the coding sequence GTGCCTGTGCCGAGCGGTGTGGTGAAGTGGTTCGATCCCGAACGGGGTGTGGGTGCCATCACTCAGGACGGCGGCGGCTGGGAGGCTGTCGCCCACCGGTCGGCGGTGCACGGCGACGCGGACCGCGTGCTGGTCGCGGGCCACCGGGTGCGCTTCGACGTCCGGGCCGACAACATCCAGCCAGCAACTCGGCTGGCTTGTCCGCCGGCCGAACGGCCGCAGCACGGCCAGCTCGTCTGGATAGTGCCACCTGGACTGCCCCCACGCCCTGTGGCCGTCGGCGGGTGA